Proteins encoded within one genomic window of Columba livia isolate bColLiv1 breed racing homer chromosome 1, bColLiv1.pat.W.v2, whole genome shotgun sequence:
- the CD9 gene encoding CD9 antigen: MPVKGGTKCIKYLLFGFNFIFWLAGTAVLAIGLWLRFDSQTKSIFELESNNTTFYTGVYILIGAGALMMLVGFLGCCGALQESQCMLGMFFLFLFVIFALEIAAAIWGFANKEKVIEELKGFYKETYEKRSQAGARETLKAFQVALDCCGLKGVIEPQYMDTCPKKPLLDLLSQVSCPDAIDDVFNSKLNVIGAVGLGIAVIMIFGMIFSMVLCCAIRRNREMV, from the exons cttgcagggacagcagttctTGCAATTGGACTATGGCTTCGGTTTGATTCACAGACCAAAAGCATCTTTGAACTGGAATCCAACAACACTACATTTTACACGG GAGTTTACATCCTTATTGGAGCTGGTGCACTTATGATGCTAGTTGGTTTCTTGGGATGCTGTGGTGCATTGCAGGAATCTCAATGTATGCTTGGCATG ttcttcctcttcctttttgtgATTTTTGCCCTTGAAATTGCTGCCGCAATCTGGGGATttgcaaataaagaaaag GTCATTGAAGAGTTAAAGGGCTTCTACAAGGAAACCTATGAAAAGAGATCTCAAGCAGGTGCCAGAGAAACCCTGAAGGCATTTCAAGTAGCT CTAGACTGCTGTGGTCTTAAAGGAGTGATTGAGCCACAGTACATGGACACCTGCCCAAAGAAGCCTTTGCTCGACTTGCTTTCTCAAGTG tcttgTCCTGATGCCATCGATGATGTCTTCAATTCAAAATTGAATGTGATTGGAGCAGTTGGACTTGGCATTGCTGTAATAATG attTTCGGCATGATATTCAGTATGGTTCTCTGCTGTGCTATCcgcagaaacagagaaatggtTTAA